TCCATTTTCAAAATGGCTTTTCCGTTGGTTACATCCGGATGTTGGCGTGAGTTTAGCCCAATATTTATCTGTCAAAAATAAATTGATTTCAGGCGACGAAGATGTAAAATTCTTAGGTGAAGAAAACGAATGGCTGGTTTTGTACGCAAAACGCAAACTCGAAACCAAACATTATAATTATTTCATTTTTGGACACCGCCATTTACCAATGATTATCCCTATTGGAGAAGAATCTAAATATGTAAATCTAGGCGACTGGATTGGTTATTTTACCTATGGAGTTTTTGACGGCGAAACTTTTGAACTTCAAAAATTCGAACAATAATTACTTTTTATTCGTTGGATAAATCCCAATTTTGTGCGTTCTCAAGATATAATTCGACATTTGTTTAGTATTCGAAAGCTGGAATTTAATTGCACCGGATGATTGTTTAGGCATATGACATTCAACACAATTACTAGCTAATAAACTTCCTGACATCGTTTTTAAAGTCGTTTCATTATGCTTGAAATCCTGATGACAACTCATACATATTTTAGAATAAGAAGCCAGATTCTTAGAAGCATTTTCATGCGGATTGTGACATGTAATGCAATCCATTTTTTCACTTTTTATAAAACATTTGCTTTGCGACATCAAGCGAAATTGATTTCCGTGTACATCAAATTTTGCAGTATCGGTAATACTTCGAGTCTCTCTGTAAAAGTCAGATAAAACACTTCCGGGTTTAAAATCAAAACGGGATTTTATTTTCATTCCGTCATTTCCGGCGTGACAAAGTGCACACGCATCGAGTTTTTGTTGCCTATTTAATGTTTTATAGCTTGTTATACTATTTGCAACTTTTACGTTTGGATTTTTAATATGAAATTCAGCATGCGCTTTCGCTGGTCCGTGGCAACGCTCGCAATCAATTCCATAAACGATGGTTTTTCGATCAATAATATCTTCAACATCCATCGACGTGAAGTTTTTTTCTGTCGATTTCTGTCCAACATTTCGGCTGCTAATATTTGAAGCGTGACAAGAATAACAATCCTTCATCACCATTCGATCAAAATAAGGTTTATCAGCAGGAAATCCTGGACTTGTTGCCCAATTATTTATAGAATTATAATAAGAAACAGGTAATTCATAAGTATTATTCTCACGCCAGTAAACAGAAGTCTGTGCATGTTTAGCGCCAAAAACGATCTCAAAACGATGCGCCTCAACTTCTTTTCCGTTTTTATACAAAACCTGATAAAGACTGTCATTGCGTTGTTCCATTACCAATTTGGTATTCTTATCATAGATAAAAACGTGATTCTTTGCATCAAAATCACCGAGAACATTTCCTAAAATTGCAGGAGCAGTTGCTTTAAAATGAGAACTTTGCAAAGCCATGTCATATTGAGTTTTATGACAATCAATGCAACTTTCAGAACCTGCGTAATCAGTACCGCGAGGATCAATATATTCATCAGATTTGTTTGTGCAATTTGACAGAAAAACTGCTAAAACAAGTATAGCAAAAAGAATGCGTGTTTTTTTCATTGCTGTAAATATACTTTTTTTTGTATAAAATCAAAATATATTTCAATAATGAAAAATTGTTGTTAAAATATTTAGAATGTTTCTTAATTCATCCCAACTCCATAAACATATTCATCTAAATCAATTCGGAATAAAGAACCTTCAACCAAATCTTTTATCGATTTTAATTCTGTCATCGAAACGGCCAAATCTATAGAAGAACAAGGTGTTTTCAATAAAAATTTATGGCATGAATATTTTAATTCGCAAGCTTCGCAACAAGCATTTTCAATCATACTATCTTCAATTAAATCACAAAAATGATTCAATTCCTGAACTGTAAAATAAAACCCAGTTTCTTTAAACACTAACTGAACTTTGTCTAATATGGTTTC
This genomic window from Flavobacterium sp. 9 contains:
- a CDS encoding cytochrome c3 family protein, whose translation is MKKTRILFAILVLAVFLSNCTNKSDEYIDPRGTDYAGSESCIDCHKTQYDMALQSSHFKATAPAILGNVLGDFDAKNHVFIYDKNTKLVMEQRNDSLYQVLYKNGKEVEAHRFEIVFGAKHAQTSVYWRENNTYELPVSYYNSINNWATSPGFPADKPYFDRMVMKDCYSCHASNISSRNVGQKSTEKNFTSMDVEDIIDRKTIVYGIDCERCHGPAKAHAEFHIKNPNVKVANSITSYKTLNRQQKLDACALCHAGNDGMKIKSRFDFKPGSVLSDFYRETRSITDTAKFDVHGNQFRLMSQSKCFIKSEKMDCITCHNPHENASKNLASYSKICMSCHQDFKHNETTLKTMSGSLLASNCVECHMPKQSSGAIKFQLSNTKQMSNYILRTHKIGIYPTNKK